In Blautia sp. SC05B48, a single genomic region encodes these proteins:
- a CDS encoding heme-binding Shp domain-containing protein produces the protein MREKNWKKNLLTCFGAAVLFVAATLGFPVTSVHAESGSVYSCTINRCYSHPVTGEIEDSGGEASYATGQGMVEGAVYASGLMEVTDSGNYYLTIRMSLIDYTSGHSFSVQNVGDSGWSGTGVAVTANGSDSNGTTSDICIQVPSENCIVRVSMYVTPMGRNVTFYLYPSDYSEGNSVGMNPAFVTEEAASAEASGSGEAVANSTLDTGSAQETDGTESTDEAAQDNEKETQNDAAATQAAAAQSTAESGSTGNADAMNSGNTVAAAQKQAAASKSSDESDTDKELNSAQGLNFSTAEEDSITSGEKKSDGESSVKINTVFAIALAVTGSGLVLILVTALIIWYFRKNWHRWGGEDDDDDEY, from the coding sequence ATGAGAGAGAAAAATTGGAAAAAAAATCTACTGACCTGTTTTGGAGCGGCAGTACTCTTCGTGGCGGCAACTCTGGGATTTCCGGTAACTTCCGTCCACGCGGAGTCGGGAAGTGTGTATTCCTGTACCATTAACCGGTGTTATTCCCATCCGGTGACAGGAGAGATCGAAGACTCCGGCGGTGAGGCATCCTACGCCACCGGACAGGGTATGGTAGAAGGTGCGGTTTATGCAAGTGGTCTGATGGAAGTGACGGACTCCGGCAATTATTATCTGACGATCCGCATGAGCCTGATCGATTATACGTCCGGTCACAGTTTCAGCGTACAGAATGTAGGAGATTCCGGCTGGTCCGGCACAGGCGTCGCGGTAACCGCAAATGGTTCAGACAGCAACGGAACCACCTCCGATATCTGTATCCAGGTTCCAAGCGAGAACTGCATCGTCCGGGTCAGCATGTATGTAACCCCGATGGGAAGAAACGTTACATTTTATCTGTATCCAAGCGATTATTCCGAGGGAAACAGTGTGGGTATGAATCCTGCTTTTGTAACAGAAGAAGCAGCATCTGCCGAGGCTTCCGGAAGCGGCGAGGCAGTTGCCAACAGTACCCTGGATACGGGAAGTGCCCAGGAAACGGACGGAACAGAAAGTACGGATGAGGCTGCGCAGGACAATGAGAAGGAAACTCAGAATGATGCGGCGGCCACCCAGGCAGCAGCTGCACAGAGCACTGCAGAAAGCGGCTCCACAGGAAATGCGGATGCCATGAATTCCGGGAACACCGTAGCGGCAGCACAGAAACAGGCAGCAGCTTCCAAAAGCTCTGACGAGTCCGATACAGACAAGGAACTGAACAGCGCCCAGGGACTAAATTTTTCCACAGCGGAAGAGGACAGCATCACTTCCGGGGAAAAGAAATCTGACGGCGAAAGCAGCGTAAAGATCAATACGGTCTTTGCCATTGCTCTGGCAGTGACAGGCTCCGGTCTGGTTCTGATCCTGGTAACTGCACTGATCATCTGGTACTTCCGTAAGAACTGGCACAGATGGGGCGGAGAGGATGATGACGATGATGAATATTAA